The following are from one region of the Paenibacillus protaetiae genome:
- a CDS encoding MDR family MFS transporter — protein sequence MNSIPNSARKKVMLALCVATFLAAIEGTIVSTAMPAITGELNGMKQYSWIVSIYLLMTVISTPIYGKLADLYGRKRMFIAGASIFLLGSALSGAAQTMNELIAFRAVQGLGAGSLATIPFTIIGDLYSFEKRAKVQGWMSSIWGIAGISGPLMGGLLVDYVSWRSIFYLNLPVGLAAMILLALSLKENFEKKKHHIDYPGILTFTIGMFCLLYALELLHEESGGGTNWALIISLFAVAAISLALFYLIEKRSPEPMIPLQLFRIRTISMANLDSFIICVINVVIIFYLPLWIQGVFGKTATFSGIAMMPLSLGWPLGSIVAGNAMAKHGMRRLALAGSFFVIAACLGFTFMDAQTPVVWMMVCTFLAGMSFGLSLTSFTVSVQSAVSWELRGAAVASNNFIRTFGQTVGIAIFSLLLNTGATNSLNPDLLSDSLHQVFMVITVLSAVVLLVSFGLPKKAAIAAAPETAQTAAAKPDTQLEPK from the coding sequence ATGAATTCCATACCGAACAGCGCCCGCAAGAAAGTGATGCTTGCTTTATGCGTAGCTACTTTTCTTGCAGCGATTGAAGGCACCATTGTCAGTACGGCAATGCCGGCGATAACTGGTGAACTTAACGGCATGAAGCAATACAGCTGGATCGTGTCCATCTATTTGCTCATGACGGTCATCAGTACGCCGATTTACGGCAAACTTGCAGATTTGTACGGCCGCAAACGGATGTTTATTGCAGGCGCTTCGATCTTCCTGCTTGGCTCGGCATTATCTGGAGCTGCGCAGACGATGAATGAACTTATCGCGTTCCGCGCGGTGCAGGGACTTGGCGCGGGTTCGCTTGCTACGATCCCGTTTACGATTATCGGCGATTTGTATTCGTTCGAGAAAAGAGCGAAGGTACAGGGCTGGATGTCAAGCATCTGGGGAATCGCGGGCATTTCCGGGCCGTTAATGGGCGGGCTGCTCGTTGATTATGTGTCATGGCGATCCATCTTTTATTTGAATCTTCCTGTCGGCCTGGCTGCGATGATCCTGCTTGCACTATCGCTGAAAGAAAATTTCGAGAAGAAAAAGCATCATATCGACTATCCGGGCATACTAACCTTTACCATCGGCATGTTTTGTTTGCTGTATGCTCTGGAGCTGCTGCATGAGGAAAGCGGCGGCGGAACGAACTGGGCGCTTATTATCAGCCTGTTTGCCGTTGCTGCAATTTCGCTGGCGCTTTTTTATTTGATCGAAAAACGTTCGCCGGAACCGATGATTCCGCTGCAGCTTTTCCGTATCCGCACAATTTCGATGGCGAATTTGGACAGTTTTATTATTTGTGTCATCAATGTCGTCATTATTTTTTATTTGCCGCTTTGGATTCAAGGCGTATTTGGCAAAACAGCCACCTTCTCGGGCATTGCAATGATGCCGCTGTCGCTCGGCTGGCCGCTCGGCTCAATTGTGGCGGGCAATGCGATGGCGAAGCATGGCATGCGCCGTTTGGCGCTTGCCGGCAGTTTTTTTGTCATTGCCGCTTGCTTGGGCTTTACGTTCATGGATGCGCAAACGCCGGTTGTGTGGATGATGGTGTGCACGTTTTTAGCAGGCATGTCGTTTGGGCTTAGCTTGACCTCCTTTACGGTGTCGGTGCAGTCTGCCGTATCGTGGGAACTGCGCGGCGCGGCAGTTGCCAGCAACAACTTTATCCGGACGTTTGGGCAGACGGTAGGCATTGCCATCTTCAGCCTGCTGCTCAACACAGGGGCAACCAATTCGCTGAACCCGGATTTGCTGTCGGATAGCCTGCATCAAGTTTTTATGGTCATTACGGTTTTATCGGCCGTTGTGCTGCTGGTTTCATTCGGGCTGCCGAAAAAAGCGGCGATTGCCGCTGCGCCTGAAACCGCGCAGACGGCGGCAGCAAAGCCGGATACGCAGCTAGAACCTAAGTAA
- a CDS encoding serine hydrolase domain-containing protein, whose amino-acid sequence MSDKTVDARLPRVSGQLAGIRDNELDKLTKLFAEWKIRSVLVIRDGMLGWEWHHDGRDSLGPLFSCTKSILSALIGIAVAEGAIGHVRQPITDYIRHAALREEHAGITIEHLLTMTPGMEWPDFDKLYRSLRDAADPMQFVLNQPIVHQPGHAFTYNSGASHLLSAILTQATGLTALDYATDKLFRPLGFRKARWTENGGVNEGAPACSCTRKIWHKSGCCI is encoded by the coding sequence ATGAGCGACAAGACTGTGGATGCCCGGCTGCCCCGCGTGAGCGGGCAGCTTGCCGGCATCCGCGATAACGAACTGGACAAGCTTACAAAGCTTTTTGCGGAATGGAAGATACGGTCTGTCCTTGTCATCCGGGATGGCATGCTCGGATGGGAGTGGCATCATGATGGCAGAGACTCGCTTGGCCCGCTGTTTTCCTGCACCAAAAGCATATTGTCCGCTCTGATCGGCATCGCTGTTGCGGAAGGAGCGATCGGGCATGTCCGCCAGCCGATCACCGATTATATCAGGCATGCTGCGTTGCGGGAAGAACATGCGGGCATCACGATCGAACATTTGCTTACGATGACGCCCGGCATGGAATGGCCGGATTTCGACAAGCTGTACCGTTCGCTCCGGGACGCGGCCGATCCTATGCAATTTGTATTAAACCAGCCGATCGTGCATCAGCCCGGCCATGCGTTTACGTATAATTCCGGCGCTTCCCACTTGCTGTCGGCGATCTTGACGCAGGCGACCGGGCTGACTGCCCTGGACTATGCGACAGATAAGCTGTTCCGGCCATTAGGTTTCCGCAAAGCGAGATGGACCGAGAACGGCGGCGTTAACGAGGGGGCACCGGCTTGCAGCTGTACGCGAAAGATTTGGCACAAATCGGGCTGCTGTATTTGA
- a CDS encoding serine hydrolase, which translates to MQLYAKDLAQIGLLYLNEGIYGGKQLLNAEWVKQSVKIRHKGLLHYEPPIYGSYGYHWWISPQGHNGAFDCYFAFGFGGQYLLVAPEARLVVVLRKQATGRNQAMHAHNVIFKHIAAALI; encoded by the coding sequence TTGCAGCTGTACGCGAAAGATTTGGCACAAATCGGGCTGCTGTATTTGAACGAAGGCATCTATGGCGGCAAACAGCTGCTGAATGCGGAATGGGTGAAGCAGTCTGTAAAAATACGGCATAAAGGGCTGCTTCATTACGAGCCGCCGATTTACGGCAGTTACGGCTACCATTGGTGGATCTCGCCGCAGGGGCATAACGGCGCGTTTGATTGTTATTTTGCTTTTGGCTTCGGCGGGCAATATTTGCTGGTTGCTCCGGAAGCCCGGCTAGTTGTCGTGCTTCGCAAGCAAGCGACCGGCCGTAACCAGGCGATGCATGCCCACAATGTTATTTTCAAGCATATCGCAGCTGCGCTCATTTGA
- a CDS encoding stalk domain-containing protein, which translates to MLAAVLVFSASSSWSAHAAAAGSGTGKDKLVLLQNSKTIIHNGTAYQAVQALSEQNGVTYVPLRTMAEQLYSNLAYDASTKEYVVSYGQSQLRYSIGKAGYLYNGEYRNDVLGTPYLLNGSLMIPVRTLLKPYGMTLALNKEAKTIELAWYVKPIAEFTVSPGTIYEGETEVAYMSKPRHPLHLGIIDEKWEGKQQVFDSKGTYTVTHWVEDTNGVWSDPYSVVVKVERLNQPPEALFETNKAVYQMGEPITYTNKSFDEEDGTVLTESWSNKADAFFEPGEQTISLTVTDSKGLQSTYDQTITISNTTMYTKPEFDLLFTKQGDKIAVDGAGVLTLPVITYASLNNYGQQTLIRDNAPETITEEGVYYTDTANGNVRLFGHHQNERDNAVRTYIVVTNNNKQDATLTVDRTGIGGPSTAAGAGKTAGNNYLNARTKPSLNQKTVIPAGQSRLVLPELSNKSINPGQIITYYADVNTTAPLKFSIVIVDKDKDPLAALPNLPVLPYDGKHSRGTFELANRTINISDTIGGKPSRMVLTDNKLDLFMSGIDSVSGNQMTNTGNYGMMYIITLRQVLPHTLIAINPRGGFYAGSFLINNKMVYAPNSGVLATSSEAGVLYRTGDNSETVTIAFTPASGSNLPISFLFLPLPDKK; encoded by the coding sequence ATGCTAGCTGCAGTCCTCGTATTTTCGGCATCATCATCCTGGTCTGCGCATGCCGCAGCCGCTGGCAGCGGAACGGGGAAAGATAAGCTCGTATTACTGCAAAATTCAAAAACGATCATTCATAACGGAACTGCTTACCAGGCGGTTCAGGCGTTGTCTGAACAAAACGGCGTGACTTATGTACCGCTTCGCACGATGGCTGAACAGCTGTATTCGAACTTGGCTTATGATGCCTCCACCAAAGAATACGTTGTATCCTACGGGCAATCACAGCTTCGCTATTCGATCGGCAAAGCGGGTTATTTATATAACGGCGAATACCGGAATGACGTGCTTGGCACGCCTTATTTGCTGAATGGATCTCTTATGATTCCAGTCCGCACCTTGCTTAAGCCATACGGCATGACGCTTGCGCTTAATAAGGAAGCGAAGACGATTGAACTTGCCTGGTACGTTAAACCGATTGCGGAATTTACCGTATCTCCGGGTACGATCTACGAAGGCGAAACCGAAGTGGCTTACATGAGCAAGCCGCGCCATCCGCTTCACCTTGGCATTATTGATGAGAAGTGGGAAGGCAAACAGCAAGTATTTGATTCGAAAGGCACCTATACAGTTACCCATTGGGTTGAAGATACGAATGGCGTATGGAGCGATCCCTATTCTGTCGTAGTGAAGGTGGAGCGGCTGAACCAGCCTCCGGAAGCTCTGTTCGAAACAAACAAAGCCGTGTACCAAATGGGCGAGCCGATTACGTACACGAATAAAAGCTTCGACGAAGAAGACGGTACGGTCTTAACCGAATCGTGGTCCAATAAAGCAGATGCTTTCTTTGAACCGGGCGAGCAGACGATCTCGCTTACGGTAACCGACTCCAAGGGTCTTCAAAGCACGTATGATCAGACGATTACGATTTCGAATACAACGATGTACACCAAACCGGAATTTGACCTGCTGTTTACGAAGCAAGGAGATAAAATTGCTGTTGACGGCGCCGGTGTGCTGACGCTCCCGGTTATTACGTACGCTTCCTTGAACAACTACGGGCAACAGACACTGATCCGCGACAATGCGCCGGAAACGATTACCGAGGAAGGCGTTTATTATACGGATACGGCTAACGGCAATGTCCGCCTGTTCGGCCATCATCAGAATGAGCGAGACAATGCGGTTCGCACTTATATTGTCGTGACGAATAATAACAAGCAGGATGCCACTTTAACGGTTGACCGGACAGGCATCGGCGGCCCTTCTACTGCAGCCGGCGCCGGCAAAACGGCCGGCAATAACTATTTGAACGCCCGGACGAAACCGTCGTTAAATCAAAAAACGGTCATTCCGGCGGGGCAAAGCCGTCTTGTATTGCCGGAGCTGAGCAACAAATCGATCAATCCTGGCCAGATCATAACTTATTATGCAGATGTGAACACAACGGCGCCGCTGAAGTTCAGCATCGTCATTGTCGACAAAGATAAAGACCCGCTAGCGGCGCTTCCGAACCTTCCGGTGCTTCCTTATGACGGCAAACATTCGCGCGGAACGTTTGAGCTGGCTAACCGGACGATCAACATTTCCGATACGATTGGCGGCAAGCCTTCCCGCATGGTATTAACCGATAATAAGCTTGATTTGTTTATGAGCGGCATTGACAGCGTCAGCGGCAACCAAATGACCAATACCGGCAACTATGGCATGATGTACATCATTACGCTGCGCCAAGTGCTCCCTCATACGCTTATAGCGATTAATCCAAGGGGCGGATTCTACGCCGGTTCGTTCCTGATCAACAACAAAATGGTTTACGCGCCGAACAGCGGCGTATTGGCAACCTCTAGCGAAGCGGGCGTGTTGTACCGGACTGGCGACAACAGCGAGACGGTAACAATCGCTTTTACACCGGCATCCGGCAGCAACCTGCCGATCAGCTTCCTGTTCCTGCCGCTTCCGGACAAAAAATAA
- a CDS encoding PucR family transcriptional regulator: MLKDDIAMANELLIKLNQCGCAGLGIKLGRFWQAIPEELVDTANRLGFPLLELPYPFTFSDQMKGLFRAEMKRNTGIMQEVLDKQMRLMRFALKSDNIGQLFDDVSEVIGVPMAVVGSRGQMLYNCSPVLDGQLLANWPWPTHHKWMKTSEWQAFCVPLMKQERCTGFVLFFNPQLFLSSMEESLYSQAAELLSFHMNFNYEDYFELSVQKDFGLLIKRYLRNGLPIDQVIDYARRWEIDLFEHSYRCVLTDFPQENFALSRADKLEKLKSEFLSHARLQHQKGMHLLMEEGLLSVFPESDAGSKEEEELEAALLACLTAGTGPDGVMPTAAMSSRKKTPEQLYEAFDECRQSRRLSADWGAGLPIIKFETMDLAFLFEHVSRERMEAFCERWLGGLINKDPEYAGEMLHTLETYLEQDGQLNETAKRLFIHRNTATYRIEKLSEILDVDFKKMNDLLRLKIAFLFRRILSRGQPAKKTKEAAGQKGR; the protein is encoded by the coding sequence TTGCTGAAGGATGATATAGCCATGGCGAATGAGCTGCTGATTAAGCTGAATCAATGCGGCTGCGCAGGCCTTGGAATCAAGCTGGGCCGTTTCTGGCAAGCTATTCCAGAGGAGCTGGTCGATACAGCTAATCGGTTAGGTTTTCCGCTGCTGGAGCTGCCTTATCCGTTTACGTTCTCCGATCAGATGAAAGGTTTATTCCGAGCCGAAATGAAGCGCAATACCGGCATCATGCAAGAGGTGCTGGACAAACAAATGCGGCTTATGCGGTTTGCGCTAAAATCCGATAACATCGGCCAGCTGTTTGACGATGTCTCTGAAGTCATCGGCGTACCGATGGCGGTAGTAGGCTCGCGCGGACAAATGCTGTACAATTGTTCGCCTGTGCTGGATGGGCAGCTGCTTGCGAACTGGCCGTGGCCCACCCATCACAAATGGATGAAAACAAGCGAATGGCAGGCTTTCTGCGTGCCGCTTATGAAGCAGGAACGGTGTACGGGATTTGTGCTGTTTTTTAATCCGCAGCTGTTTTTGTCCAGTATGGAGGAAAGTTTATATTCACAGGCAGCGGAGCTGCTGTCATTTCATATGAACTTTAATTACGAGGATTATTTCGAGCTGTCCGTACAAAAGGATTTTGGTCTGCTGATCAAACGTTATTTGCGCAACGGCCTGCCGATTGACCAGGTAATTGATTACGCGCGCCGCTGGGAGATTGATTTGTTTGAACATTCGTACCGCTGTGTGCTGACCGATTTTCCGCAGGAAAACTTTGCGCTTTCGCGTGCCGATAAGCTGGAGAAGCTGAAGAGCGAATTTCTAAGCCATGCCCGCCTGCAGCATCAGAAAGGAATGCATCTGCTGATGGAGGAAGGGCTTCTGTCGGTATTTCCGGAAAGCGATGCCGGCAGCAAAGAAGAGGAAGAGCTGGAGGCGGCGCTCCTGGCATGCTTAACAGCCGGAACAGGGCCGGATGGCGTTATGCCTACGGCGGCGATGAGCAGCCGCAAAAAAACGCCGGAGCAGCTGTACGAAGCGTTTGACGAATGCCGGCAGTCCCGGCGGCTTTCAGCCGATTGGGGAGCGGGGCTGCCCATTATTAAATTTGAAACGATGGACCTCGCTTTTTTGTTCGAACATGTATCCAGGGAACGGATGGAAGCCTTCTGCGAGCGATGGCTGGGCGGGCTCATTAATAAAGATCCGGAATATGCCGGCGAAATGCTCCATACGCTTGAAACGTATTTGGAACAAGACGGCCAGCTGAACGAAACGGCCAAGAGGCTCTTTATCCACCGGAATACGGCAACGTACCGGATTGAGAAGCTGAGCGAAATTTTGGATGTTGATTTTAAAAAAATGAACGATTTGCTGCGGCTGAAAATTGCGTTTTTATTCCGGCGTATATTAAGCCGCGGCCAGCCGGCGAAAAAAACGAAAGAAGCCGCCGGGCAGAAAGGACGTTAA
- a CDS encoding 5'-deoxyadenosine deaminase, whose product MATTLIRNATIVTMNRNDDILQGDVRIEGATITQIGAGLDGSSADRIIDAGGKVLLPGFVQTHIHLCQTLFRGRADDLALIDWLRKRIWPLEAAHSEDSVYYSALLGIGELIRSGTTTILDMETVHHTEAAFQAILESGIRAFSGKVMMDYGTEVPLALQEKTSDSLEQSVRLLEQWHGKGSGKIQYAFCPRFVVSCTEELLVGVRDLSEQYGVKVHTHASENLGEIEIVESERGMRNVVYLDHIGLAKPNLILAHSIWLDDEEKRIIKERGVKVTHCPGSNLKLASGVAQIPALLESGVTVGIGADGAPCNNNLDMFQEMRLTAFIQKVQHGPTVMNAKQVLRMATMGGAEVLGMEKQIGSIEVGKLADLQLLDLEDFHVYPSFDADWYSRIVYAATRGDVDTVLIGGDVVMQNRIMTTIDKPLVLKEADQALRRLLERL is encoded by the coding sequence ATGGCTACCACTTTAATCCGTAACGCGACGATTGTAACGATGAACCGTAATGACGACATTTTGCAGGGCGATGTAAGGATCGAGGGCGCGACGATTACGCAAATCGGCGCGGGGCTGGACGGTTCATCCGCCGATCGCATTATTGATGCAGGCGGCAAGGTGCTGCTGCCGGGTTTTGTGCAAACGCATATCCATTTATGTCAAACGCTGTTCCGCGGTCGGGCGGACGATTTGGCGCTGATCGACTGGCTGCGCAAGCGGATATGGCCGCTGGAGGCGGCGCACAGCGAGGACTCGGTGTATTATTCAGCGCTGCTCGGGATTGGGGAGCTGATTCGGAGCGGGACAACCACGATTCTTGACATGGAGACCGTCCACCACACGGAAGCTGCTTTTCAAGCTATTCTCGAGAGCGGAATCCGTGCTTTTTCCGGCAAAGTCATGATGGATTACGGCACGGAGGTGCCGCTGGCCCTGCAGGAGAAAACATCCGATTCGCTGGAGCAAAGCGTCCGTCTGCTGGAGCAGTGGCACGGCAAAGGGAGCGGAAAAATCCAATACGCGTTTTGCCCGCGATTTGTCGTGTCATGCACGGAGGAGCTGCTGGTTGGCGTAAGGGATTTGTCGGAGCAATACGGCGTGAAGGTGCATACCCATGCCTCGGAAAACCTGGGCGAGATCGAAATCGTCGAATCGGAACGCGGCATGCGCAACGTAGTTTATTTGGATCATATCGGCTTGGCAAAGCCTAATTTGATATTAGCGCATAGCATTTGGCTTGATGATGAGGAGAAACGGATTATTAAGGAGCGGGGGGTGAAAGTCACTCATTGCCCGGGTTCCAACTTGAAGCTCGCCTCCGGCGTCGCCCAAATTCCGGCATTGCTCGAAAGCGGCGTTACAGTAGGCATCGGGGCGGACGGAGCGCCCTGCAACAACAACCTGGATATGTTTCAGGAAATGCGGCTGACCGCTTTTATCCAAAAAGTACAGCATGGACCTACGGTTATGAACGCAAAACAAGTGCTGCGGATGGCCACGATGGGCGGGGCTGAGGTGCTTGGGATGGAGAAGCAGATCGGCAGCATTGAAGTGGGCAAGCTGGCTGACCTGCAGCTGCTGGATCTGGAAGATTTCCACGTATACCCGTCATTTGATGCGGATTGGTATTCCCGTATCGTCTATGCGGCGACACGCGGCGACGTGGATACCGTCTTGATTGGCGGAGATGTTGTAATGCAGAACCGGATAATGACTACCATTGATAAACCGCTTGTACTGAAAGAAGCCGACCAAGCGCTCCGCAGGCTGCTCGAAAGGCTGTAG
- a CDS encoding XdhC family protein, which translates to MDMHRLLQELERTSQPGVLATIIGVAGHAYRKQGSAMLLLADGSKRGSISPGCLENDLQARVPELLDAGLPYKIRYNMQPEEDAVWGETVGCGGVIDILLEPLQEPLPVLLKDAKQRLDCGDIVRLSRTIGEAGIRYRLSSLPADGTPMAAVYAERKAEQSLQPHGGENLLQGEGEEEPAMSLDHSSAVAETETVVTLDWRPQPRLIMFGAGDDAIPVHRLAALSGFRVTVVDWRPSLVTEERFPDAERITAGLYTDAAVIIKPSDFVLICSHQLERDRLFIQTALEAGVSYIGVVGSRKRIAMLFGDGKLPSAVHAPVGLPIGADGPSEIAVSIAAELISVYRASQAAWRKEANGREIVRHLFGGRSKPEDGEAEAELGAGGRRDAGQFGASCSLG; encoded by the coding sequence ATGGATATGCACCGGCTTTTGCAGGAGTTGGAACGAACCTCGCAGCCTGGCGTTCTGGCGACCATAATCGGGGTTGCAGGGCACGCATACCGGAAACAGGGAAGCGCGATGCTGCTTCTGGCCGATGGTTCCAAACGGGGAAGCATCAGTCCGGGCTGCTTGGAAAATGATCTGCAAGCGCGTGTGCCGGAGCTGCTCGATGCCGGGCTTCCGTACAAGATCCGCTATAATATGCAGCCGGAAGAAGATGCCGTATGGGGCGAGACGGTTGGCTGCGGCGGCGTGATTGACATTTTGCTTGAACCCCTTCAAGAACCGCTGCCTGTCTTGCTGAAAGACGCTAAGCAAAGGCTGGATTGCGGAGACATTGTCCGATTGTCTCGAACGATCGGCGAAGCCGGCATCCGTTATCGGCTTTCCAGCTTGCCTGCGGATGGGACGCCAATGGCGGCTGTATACGCAGAACGCAAAGCGGAACAAAGCTTGCAGCCTCATGGAGGCGAAAACTTGCTGCAAGGCGAAGGCGAAGAGGAGCCGGCAATGTCCTTGGATCACTCCTCGGCTGTCGCCGAGACGGAGACAGTTGTCACGCTGGATTGGAGACCGCAGCCCCGGCTAATCATGTTTGGGGCAGGGGACGATGCCATACCCGTTCACCGGCTTGCCGCTTTAAGCGGATTTCGGGTCACGGTCGTAGACTGGCGGCCGTCTTTAGTAACAGAAGAGCGTTTCCCGGATGCCGAACGTATCACAGCCGGGTTATATACAGACGCAGCCGTCATAATCAAACCATCCGATTTCGTGCTGATTTGCAGCCATCAGCTCGAACGGGACCGTTTATTTATCCAGACGGCTCTTGAAGCGGGCGTTTCGTATATCGGAGTAGTCGGGTCGCGCAAGCGTATTGCCATGCTGTTTGGAGACGGAAAGCTGCCATCAGCCGTTCATGCGCCGGTTGGACTCCCGATTGGCGCGGACGGTCCTTCTGAAATTGCAGTCAGCATTGCTGCGGAGCTGATTTCCGTTTATCGCGCTTCACAAGCTGCTTGGAGAAAGGAGGCGAATGGCCGTGAAATTGTCCGTCATCTATTTGGCGGCCGGTCAAAGCCGGAGGATGGGGAAGCCGAAGCTGAACTTGGAGC